TTCTTCAAACTATATCCAcacttagaatttatttttaactgtactaatcatggcaatttttttcttatagtctGTGAAagtggaaaaggaagaaacatcAGGAGGTATGTTTTTGAGCAGTCTGTTGAATCTCTAAGATATGTCTTAATAAACTCACTGAATTTTTTCCCATCATTGTAAATATATTCTAAATGTATTTtgaattactattaattttacAGAGTCCATTGAAGACATCTATGCTAATATCCCTGACCTTCCAAAATCCTATGTACCTTCCAGactaaggaaggaaagaaatgaaggaatagAAGatgatgaacaaaatagaaaaggtaTATGAGAAATTTGTTTCCAAGGCAGGTTCTCAAATGCAGATTTTATAATGTCAAATATTAACAACTTGCTATGACAACCTATGCTTCAGGTTAAGCAATGGTCCATTTTACAAAGTTGTATGAGCTGTGCGAGCCACTTGCATAGGTAGGAATAATGGGGTTACAGTGTTTATTCTATGCATTTTATCCCCTAGTAAATGAGgtagaaacaaaaaagataaaggcCTGAAGAAGATAAAAAGCTCTTAAAAGTACAGCTCCCCTGATCAAAAATATCTCTCTCAAAACATTCCACCTAGAAGACACCCTCTTGGGTTACTAAAATcccttataaaaatgaaaatactaccCTTGGGAAGGTTAGGCATTATTTACACCCATGTGGGAATGATTTTCATAAAACTAATACTCCAAAGCCTCTGGAAAAATGAAGACATGCACGGGGCAGAGAGGAAACCTTTTGATATTAGACTTAGAAAGAGAAGGTTCACTCTATCTGCAGGTAGCAGTTGTTCGtttaaatactcaacaaatatttagtgagcacATACTATATGCCATGCTCAGTTCTTGCACTAAGAATACAGTAttgaataaaataacaaaaatctctGTCCTCGTGGAGCTGACCTTctaagacagaaaaaaagaccaaaaatataggtaaatagaTAAAACATTTTATGTTAGGATGTGAAAATgctaaaaagaagaagaaaacagggaaaagaaaTAGGGAAGGTGTGGCTAGGGAGGTTGCAGTTTTAGCCACATGGCCAGGGAAGGCGAAGTCCATCAGGCAACAGAGAGGGTATGAAATGCAAGCAGGGCTCAAAAAGGAAGGTGGGAGGCTGCCACAAAGCAAGCACTGCCACATGGTAATTTTGCCCAGAATCCTGGTACCTCCACTGTGCCAGTTAAAATTCCAGCCTTAAGGATCTTGCCTGGACCATGAAGCAGATCTCAGCTTTGCCCAAATCAACCAGCTCTCTCCAGCCCAGTTTCACTACAGCTGGTATTGCTCAATGTTTAGCCCTTCCTCCACTtgaaaatttaagtaaaaattaaaagaaaaataaggcaaaagGAGAAACGTGATTCTAGCCTCCACCCTCCCTCTTCAATATCAGTTCTACATTTAAACAACCACCTGTTACAAAAACTTCAGAACATTCCTCTACAATTGCAACAGGTTGCTGGCCTGTGTTGCAAGGATGTAACTGAATAATATACACTGGGCAAGGCCTTCTACTACTGCCTAGTGTGACATAGTCTTCCTAACTAAAGAAGGTCTAATTCCTCCCCTGAGGAATGTAAAGGAGTGTAAATCTGTCTTGTTGGATTTCTTAATTAAAAAGGGAATATCTCTTGACTTCCCAGTGAAAATCCTTACTATTTGGAACCATCAGCTTCTCTTCTCCAATCAGCCTTTCTTCAATCCCATTTATCAGTAATTCCATACATCCTTACATAAAAATCCATATCATTACCATGTCGATCATTATATAATTAATGAACAAAATTAGAAATTTCTTAAAAGATAGACAACATgtcaggttttaaaaaaaattaaagggtaTAGTTAGTATAAAAATAAACCCTGGAAAACCAGCTAATTTACAACAGGAAAAGTTGTGTAAATCAAAGATCAAATTTGTCTCTCAACAGCTTTGTATGCCATGGAAATTAAAGTTGAAAAAGACTTGAAGACTGGAGAAAGTACTGTCCTGTCTTCAATACCTCTCCCATCAGATGATTTTAAAGGTACAGGAATAAAAGTTTATGATGACGGGCAAAAGTCGGTCTATGCAGTAAGCTCTAATCACAGCACAGCATACAATGGCACAGATGGCCTGGCACCCGTCGAGGTAGAAGAACTTCTAAGACAAGCTTCAGAGAGAAACTCTAAATCCCCAACAGAGTATCATGAGCCTGTATTTGCCAATCCGTTTTGCAGGCCTACAACCCCACAGAGAGAGAAGGTAACCCCTGTACCAAACTTTCAAGAAAGGATCAAGATGAAGGCTAACGGACTGGGTAATGATATGAATGGATCCATACACTGCATGGACAATGGACTTCCAGAGCGGGGCAACAGCTTCAATCACATCAGTCCCGTTCGGCCAAAACCTCATCCCCGGTCAGTGACTCAACAAGCAGGGGAGACAGCCCACACCATGCAAAAGAGGCAGATGGCTCCTTGGGAAGAATCAGATATGACGCAGGATCACTATGCACCCTCTCCAAAGGCAAGACTGAGTCCCAGTGAAGCACCGGCCAGGAAGTCGGAGCACCAGAGCTCTCCTGCTTGCCCGGAGGATGAGGAAGACGTTAGATACAATATCATGCATTCCCTGCCTTCTGACGTGGCCAATGCAGAGCCTGTGACAATGATTTTCATGGGCTATCAGCAGGCAGAAGACAACGAAGAAGAAAAAACGCTTCTGACAGGGTATGACGGGATCATCCACGCGGAGCTGGTTGTGATCGACgacgaggaggaggaaggagacggAGCGGCGGAGAAACCATCCAACCACCCCGCGGCTCCCCGCAGTCAGGTGTACCTGCCTGCCAAGCCCACGCCGCTTCCCAGGAAGAGACCAGAAGGGAATTCCCATGAAAACGCCAACTACAGATCGGCCCACAAAAACTCCATGTCCCTGAGGGAGCAAGAAGAACGCTTAGGCGGCCGCGCCCACCACTCTCCGTTCGATGTTCAGGTAGCTGGAGATGGGACTGAGGATCCATCCTTAACAGGTAATAAAAGTGGCAAGTCTTGCCGCTGCTGTCTAGTCATGTGACAGTCTTTGTGTTGTTAACAAGTCCTCTTGCTTTCAGCTTTCTTGACCACCTTACAGACTAATACAcgctaatatttttttattaatgctGATCTGCATTTGTATCACCATAAGAAAAGTAAGTCActtcaaaagacaaagaaaatggaaaataaattgttGCCTTATTCGGATATTGCATTAATTGACCTAACTTGAAATTCATCTTCTGTCACAGTGTGTCACTGCCTGTGAAGGATTTGGGTCACTACTATGCTGGGCCATCTATATCATATCTTTTCCCACCAGAATCTAATGCCAGCTACTTGTTTGTGCCTCTGTGCAATCCAAACATAAGTTAACAAATTGCCTTACTTTTGCatgaaaaaacaagaaacaaattttatttttagtgtaatATTTTATTGCTTTGCTATATCTTGTTTCTCTATACTTTTATAGTTGTATTacctttatttcattaatttttctacattttaaaatagaatgtgAGTTTATCTTACATTATAATATTGGCCATCCGGTAGTCTTCTCTAGCTtagcaaaatttttttcttttacctatgTATTCACACTTCTCATTCTCTATAAAATTGTATACCTATCTAGCTTTTCTAGGACAGaatgaaaaataacaatttttctACAAAAATGGTAGCTCATCCATTTTAAGTTCCTCATTGTAACTTAAATACTGTGTTCTACTTATCacttataaagaataaataagaacCTGACAAAATCAATTATAATAGCTGTACTTACCTTGGTTAAAAAGATAAGTTAAATACCAGATATATAGGTTCTGCATGTATGAATGGGACAGTAGTTTTCAATGTCTTTAATGAAAGAATTCtcattaaaaagtaataaatgttGTGTCCCAACTAATGCAGTGAGCAGAACCTGATAATTCTACAGAAGTATGGGAGTCCCTGAACAATTCAAGGATGGTTCTTCCTCTACAACCCATACCCCAATCTTGGGTTGCCAGTAATATAAAATGAACCTCTCCTATTCTCCTTTTAAGTAGTAAAATTAGTCATaccatttgaaattttaattatctGAAGAATTTCTAGCCTCTTGGTAAGTGTACACTTACCTTGCTAATTCAGAATTCAGTGTAGTGTCTCCACAATGGAAACCTGCTAAAACTAAAAGTTCCTTTCTGTTTTGAGGATGAGTTTTGTTTGCTGATCAAACCTTGtatcttaaattcatttttaaaacaacaacCCAGAAGACTTAGAAAAGAGGAACACGTTGTTTAATGGTCAAGAGCAGTAACATTAACTGCTGCAAAAACCTCCTGTTTTTGAACTTGGATGTTAGCCAGCATCTCCTGAACAcccttattccttctcctctatCCAGGTCAACACATTTACCCCATAGAAAAAGACAGGAAGTGACTAATGTTTCCAGACAACACTAATCATGCCACTGagctaaaataatgaaaacaggaAGACATTTTCCAGACCAAGTAACAATACAAAGTTCTGTACTATCGATCAAAGCATCTTATAAACAGAATGCTCCAAATTCCTTGCCTTCCATCATGATATTGTTTTacattcctgttttctaattcaGCACATGAATTACAGAGTTGATATTTTTTTTAGTGGGTTCTAAAAGTAAGTATATCATATTGACATATGCCTTAGGGGGCATCCATATACATAGTATATACAGTCCCCTATGCATTCCAATTTCATGAGCACCAGGTAGGTTGGGCTTCTTCCTCTACCCACCCCCAAAAATGCATATTGATACTTGAAAATCTACTGCTTTAAtcaatttctttatttataatataGGTCCCCTGCTAAATATTAATATTCCTGGTAAGCATATAATAGTTAAGAATTGTTAGTCTCTTTTCTCTTGGTGTAATTGTAATCAAAACCTTATATAAGAGTAATTTCTAACTTGGAAAGAGCAATAATGtgggaagaaaatggagaaagtgGAGCCAGAGATCCTAAAGATCAGATTTTTTTAGTCAAAACTTTAAACAGGATAAAACATGATAAAATTTAGACAAAGTTATGTCTATCTGTAAATAGAGTCATGTTCTAAGGTATAACTCAATGCCAGACACTTCCCCAGTGAGCGGCCCCAGCAAGCTTCTGGTGGGACCCTACTACTATTCCCAACCAGGCAGGTGGCTTTTTTTCCAACCTATTCTTGTACTTCAAGTTCTATTCTCCCCTCTTGGAGATGCCAGTGACATTTCACAATGAAGGTGTGGCAAACCTCTGCTCTTAGAGATTCACATGTTCTCAGCACCAATTGCCAACCCGTGGCAACCATTAAGAGCAAAGAAAGTAAGGAGAAAAGCTCTCTTCCACCAGATTCAACCACCAGTGTCTGAACTGCTATGGAGAGAGGAGGTAGAGATCAGAAAGTAGCAGAAAGAAGTTAGCCGCTACACCTACCAGCCTTCCCCTTGCCAACATGCTCTGGCCCTACACATCTACTTGGAACTCACACCATCTACCTGTCCTAGGCCTAAAGAAAGAACTAGCAGACTAACAATCTGGAACATTTTTCCTCATtaggaaatgagacaggaaacTGCGAATCATCCGACTCTTGAGGACGTGCACATCCAGGATGTCCTTGAATGtttcagacacagtgcatgctccCAAGGAGGACTTTGTCTCTGCCTTAAAAGAGACCTTTTAAAAAGTCCCTTAAAATGGACTTTGGCCCTGCTCTCTTTCTTAGCATGGGCAAAGTAGGGGTCCATAAAATCCAAGAGTAGAAACTATAAAGCCTTGCCTTCTGCCTTCAGTTCATCTCATGCTGTGAAAATCCAGTCCTCTCCTCAGGTTTCACTACCCAACATCTCCCAGTAATAGAAATCAACCTCTTGGCTACAGACAGAAAATTCTCTCAGTTGATCCTAAATTCAAGGAAGTATTCTTGACCCTCCCACTAGAAATGATCGTTCTCTGTAAAGTTCCAAGGGAAATAATGTCCTttgatttcatttaaatgaaaatgttccACACAGGTAAAGTGACAATAAAAATGATCATGGTCTTGTTATAGTATTGGGTCCCATCCCTTCTCATATTTGTGAAAAAGAGCTTCTTAGACACAGGGTCATTTCAAATGTTAGGCAATTAACATATGGCTGAAAAATGAGAGATTATgccttccctttttatttttttcattgaacaAAATTTTGCAATCAATTAAATAGCTGGATCTTGGGCTATATTACACATGATTGTAATGATCAGTGCCTTGAAAGCATCTCTCAACTTTTGGAACATGACTGAGATAGCTATACTCTGAAGTCCTCAATATTAAAGGCATGATATCAGAACATCAGAGGAGTGTCATGAATTCTAAGCTACATTTTTAAAGTGGTTTCTACATCTAGTCTATCATTAGTGGTGGAATATGCTCAAAAGATATATTTGCCATTTCAAGGTATATTTATAACATGTCTTGACAAAAACAGTTTATAATCAGTTCAGCTCTTAATTACTGGTTCGTATTGTTTCATTCAAAAAGAAATTTGATTTTGTCATTCTATATTCAAGATGGAGCCCCTTGGGACAACCAAGTTTTATGAGTGAAGAGATATCCCAACCATGAATTAGAGTTTGTgtcaatgcctttttttttttttcagtaatccATAGCTCAGAAATATGcacaaaacacagtcactgacCTATAGGAATTTATCTATGGCTAATAGTGAAGTGGTGCACTAATCCTATACTTACCAAAAGATTCGTAACTTATGCTGTGTTTGCTCTACTAATTTTTCTAATCTTAATAGAAATAGGTTCCTTCTAGTTCTGAACCTGCTTCAGCCCTAAGTTAACCATAGCTTATTATTTCTACTGTCTTTTTGTGCTACTAAAACAATGCTCTCATTGTTGGATAAAATCATCTGAGGTATGTTTCAAACTTTCCTGCTTTCTATGAAATGGTCATTTAGACTGAAAATTAGGGCTAATTTTTTAtaattctctatttcttcttttctttaatttgcaGCTTTAAGGATGAGAATGGCAAAGCTGGGGAAAAAAGTTATCTGAGAGGTGTATCATCTACATAAACATCCTTTGGAGAAGAAACTAAGAAATGTAAAAATTTCTCTTCTggatattttgtttctatttcctgagatccaaaaatatataattgtACCCATATTAAGCCATGTGAATAAGCAGCAGTCATTATTTGCAAAAAAACTCCAAAGAAAGCTGGGGAGAACAAACACTTAACTTTTCCAGTTACTTGACACAACTCAGTGGGGAGAAAACCagcatatttttattgtattgatACCAAAGCATTTCTAATGAGACCTGGTTAAATTTAAgaataaagttatttaaaatagcctGACTATAGTCTATTAACTGACATTGTAGTTTTGCTAATACAAAGACTGAAAGATCACAGAAAGTCATTGCACCTCATCTTCAACTCTGACAAGTAAACATGCATCCCAGATTGACAAGGTTTTATGACAACTGTGTCCTCTTGCTAAGGATCAACTCAGTTGATTGGTAGAGACTTCAAACTCCTTGTGTACACCCAAAAGGTGCATGCAGTAATTATCCTCCAAAAATTTTGGGACTGGATTTGGATTATCTTGATAGTATCCATGCCAGCTAACACATTCATTCTTGAAATATCATTCTTTTTTCATATCAATGTGAATCCCATAGTGCAATGACTGATTATGAACTAAGGCTGTTGGATGGAGATATTCCCATATTCTCAAAGAACACACATCTGGTCAATGTTTGACCAATCATTTTAAATAGATTAGAACTGTAATACTAAAACAATTAGATTGTATACAGCATGTCATTCCTAAATATTCTTGCCAGAACGTTAAGTCCTGATTTGAAAGAGAATACTCCCATGCCAATTCTCTCTTTACCTTATTGTACTGCCTCCACCCAACACCCTCAAAATCCCACACGTCTGCCCCAGGATCATGCCAGGACATATTACTAGGCCCTGCAAGTCTTCGGTGAATAGTCTGTTTCCCTCAGGGCAGAACCTGAATTTCCCTGGTGTGGCTCTGATGAGACTATCAGAGTTACTGGTCTGGAGTcaatgagagaaaaaagaaatatatcttCAAGAGGACAAGCTTTAACCTGCAAAGCACCAACCTCAGATGAGTAGTTTGCAAGGGGCAGTTGTTCTCTAAGAAGGGAGAGCTCCTCTGCCAGCCTGGAATGTTCTGGGAAATCTGGATAGTCAAATTTCAGGGGTGCTTTTGCACCAACACTACCATCCCAGGTCCAAAGGTCTCATTCATTCCCTTTTATGGCTTTAACTTTAGCATAAGCAACTTATCAGACCTACATGTTCACAGCTCCATCATTCTTGTGAATAAAGTATTGGTTTGTGCTTTTGATTTTTGGACACTAGTTTAttagaacactgcctggcaccTGTAAGTGATCAATAAGGGAATAAATGAATGGGTCGCAAGAGAGAAGATGTAAATAGTCTGCAAGGGGAGGCTGTGTGACACCAGCTGGCCTCAGGCAACCTGAGCCCGAATCTGGCTGGCAGATCATCTGGTCCCTTGCCAGAGGGTGTGGGCCATGGCAAGTGTGTAGAAGTGGCCCACCACGGCGGGGTGTGGGAAGTTAAAGCTGGTCTTGTCTTTTGCCTGGAGGTGAGGCTGGAGCTGCTGCGAAGCAGCTGCTTGGTGGGAAGAGGGGAGCCTGAGTGCAAAGCTGGAGCCGGCCAGCAAGGGTGAGACTACTGAGGTGAAACTGGACCATCCACACACCAATCCACTGGCCCCTGCGCTCAATGAAAAGGAAAGCGAgccagaaaatgaaaatgaggtgCCTCCTGGCCTCTAACACCTCGCAGCATCCTTGAGCACTCTCTATTGGCAAAGACTCGCATTGCCGCAGCGGGCAAAGATGTTTACAGGGTCCGGACCACAGAACAGAGCAAAGAAGGGTGATTTGGAGATGAAGCATTAAATGATGAATATAAAGATAAAACATTAAACAGTCCACCCCTTTTTCTACTCAGCTTCCATATTTATCCTTCTACATACATTTGAATTCAAGCAACTAAAAACAACTCTACGTTTCCATCTAATAAGATGCTGCTCTCCTATATACAAAGATATCATCCTCTCCCCAAAGTGAGACACATATTCCCAAGAGTCATTGTATCCACAGTCATTGATTACCACATAccacacattatttttaatagctgtCTTAGATTAACAGAAAAATTGGGAAGATAATACAAAATTTCCATATGCCCTACACCCTGGTTTCCACCTGATTAACTTTACATTAATTGGTATGGGCCACTTGTTATAATTAATACACTAATAATTATACATTATTGTCTCctggtttattcagatttccttagttttcctATTATTCTGttcctgttccaggatcccatacAGAAAACCACATTAACTGTCATGTCTCCTAAGGCTCCTCACAGATGTGacagattttccttgtttttgatactTTTGACAGTTTTGAAAATTATTAGTCAGGTATTTGCAGGACATCCCTCTATTGAAAATTGTCTGATGTTTCTCTCATGAATGGACTGAGGTCATGAGTTTggaggaggaagaccacagagataAAGAAAGCCACAAATGGTAAAGGTAAGTCATTTTTCATCGTTCATATCAAAGGTACATATTTTCAACGTGATTTATCCTTATATTCTTCTGCACAGATTTGTCTATTGTCCCCAGGTATTTACTTATTCAATCATTAATTTAAATCAGCATGGACTCATGGATGTTT
The sequence above is a segment of the Manis pentadactyla isolate mManPen7 chromosome 4, mManPen7.hap1, whole genome shotgun sequence genome. Coding sequences within it:
- the PALMD gene encoding palmdelphin — its product is MEEAELVKERLQAITDKRKIQEEISQKRLKIEEEKLTHQHLKKKALREKWLLDGISSGKEQEEMKKQNLQDQHQIQVLEQSILRLEKEIQDLEKAELQISTNEEAILKKLKSIERTTEDIIRSVKVEKEETSGESIEDIYANIPDLPKSYVPSRLRKERNEGIEDDEQNRKALYAMEIKVEKDLKTGESTVLSSIPLPSDDFKGTGIKVYDDGQKSVYAVSSNHSTAYNGTDGLAPVEVEELLRQASERNSKSPTEYHEPVFANPFCRPTTPQREKVTPVPNFQERIKMKANGLGNDMNGSIHCMDNGLPERGNSFNHISPVRPKPHPRSVTQQAGETAHTMQKRQMAPWEESDMTQDHYAPSPKARLSPSEAPARKSEHQSSPACPEDEEDVRYNIMHSLPSDVANAEPVTMIFMGYQQAEDNEEEKTLLTGYDGIIHAELVVIDDEEEEGDGAAEKPSNHPAAPRSQVYLPAKPTPLPRKRPEGNSHENANYRSAHKNSMSLREQEERLGGRAHHSPFDVQVAGDGTEDPSLTALRMRMAKLGKKVI